The Carassius carassius chromosome 34, fCarCar2.1, whole genome shotgun sequence genome has a segment encoding these proteins:
- the LOC132115009 gene encoding fatty acid binding protein 1-B.1 yields the protein MLWSYSTHSPVIMSFSGKYQLESQEGFVEFMKAVGLPDDMIEKGKEIKSVSEIEQNGDQFKVTVTTGPKVLTNSFTLGQETEIETLTGEKVKAVVNKDGNKLKVVLNKITSITELVDENTLVNTLTLGSLVYKRISKRLA from the exons ATGCTCTGGAGTTACTCAACACATTCACCGGTCATCATGTCGTTCAGTGGGAAATATCAGCTGGAGAGTCAAGAGGGATTCGTGGAGTTCATGAAGGCCGTCG GTCTTCCTGATGATATGATTGAGAAAGGTAAAGAAATCAAGAGCGTGTCTGAGATTGAGCAGAACGGAGATCAGTTCAAAGTGACCGTCACGACCGGACCCAAAGTCTTGACCAACAGCTTCACCCTCGGACAGGAGACTGAGATCGAAACGCTGACCGGAGAGAAAGTCAAG GCTGTTGTGAATAAAGATGGAAACAAGCTGAAGGTCGTATTGAACAAAATCACATCCATTACAGAGCTGGTGGATGAAAACACACTGGTCAAT ACTCTGACTCTCGGCAGCCTCGTCTACAAGAGGATCAGCAAACGCCTGGCGTAA